A stretch of DNA from Hippoglossus stenolepis isolate QCI-W04-F060 chromosome 16, HSTE1.2, whole genome shotgun sequence:
TGAGAATtgcaaaaacaacataacttaAAATTGAAGAAATATCCAACAGAAATAAGACTTTTGTGAAGTATGAGCCAAACGGAAACATGAGCAACAATGAAATCTAATGAAAATAGTTACATGAAATCTCTCAAGTTTAGTTTTGATATGTCATCTTAGTCTCCTGACACCCAAAAAacctctttctctgtttttggaACAGATCTTATCCACACAATATTTGTTCTTTGTCcagcaacagagcaaaaaatGAGTAATGTCAACATCCAGACGAGCTGAGTCGGGTCAAATAAAACAAGCCTCTACAAACATCTGGCTTCTCTGCGTTCCAGGTTGTTCGAGAAAATAACCAAGATGTCAGCTCGGTCCAGTCAGCTGGTCAGCGAGCTGTCGGGTCAcgtctgtctcagtgtgttcACGCTACGTCTGCAGCTGTTTTAATAGactgaagtgaagtgaacaGGATCCCTGTGATGCTGAACTCATTAGGTTTAATTGTGTTAGATTTGAACCGAGTGCAGTCAGTTGTGCTGAAGTCTGGAATTTCAGATGAAAgttttgttgagtgttttgtTCCAGACTAGAAAGAGGAACTGTACTTATTGTATTTATCATAATCACgcgctgcagtgtttccattCTAGAAACTGTTAATCCACTGTTTTTCAATGGGAAATTCACTTTTAATCCATTTAAATCTTAAGTTAGAAAGCATGTGGTAGAGGTTTAGATTTAATCATTTCATTAGTCATTTCCCTTCTCTTACTTTGCTTGTTTCCTTCAGGTCATTTTAGTCTTTAATTCTTTCTTAACAATCTTTTTAAATCTCTCTatccccctctttctttctttctttcttctcttttcttctttcatttttcttcttgacacttttcttttcctccattcCACCTCTTCagctttctccttcttcatgtGCTTCCTTACTATGGAcgctcttccttccttcctctctcccttgttttatttctccccTTCTTTCCATCTCAGCTCATTCAgctctcctttttcttcttcccctccatctttcccaGTTTCTGTCTTTGCTCTCCTTTGTATTcacttcttccttccttccttgaTTTCCTCATGTCTTTTCTTTACTAATTCCACTTAAATGACTTGAGTTTTGTTGCTGCTTATCAGTTTGCTAACCCGGCAGCGTGGCTCTGAGTGAAGTGAAACCACGTGACGCACAAAACGTGACGCACACACTCTGTGCATGAGTTGCCAGCCGTGGGTAAAGAGGCTAAAGACACTGGCGGAGAGCACCTGTCAAACTTCATATCAAGTCACCCGTTTTTTCCAGCTTCAGTCTGCCTCCCTCTAACCTGACAAGGGGAGGTGACGCCTCGCCGTGTCGTGTGTCTCGTAAATGTGTTGCGGACCTGATCCCCAGAGTCCACACGGCACCAGTCTATAGCCGACTGCGTGTGTGGGGGTGATCTCCCATAAGTGACAAAGTGTGTTGTAGGTTCTCCTCTGACGCAAGGAAACCATTTAGTTGTAGTGTCTGGTGTCACACGGACGCATAGCAATGCAAATGCTGcctaaaaatatatttccacGTCCGGGCTATTTTAAACTTAACAGGGTCAAACAGGAGAGTTCAGCTTCTTTTTTCCCACTGAGAATTTAAATCCTGGAAggggaaatatataaataagacTCTCTGACTACAATGTGACTTTTAAAAGGTGACAGACTGAAAACAGGCCTGAAGGGTCAGTTAACTTCTCTGCAGTGTGAGCATCAGGTGCAACGAGTGCTTCTTTTGTCTTGTGTACAGTGCTTCACGGTGGAAGACGACCAGCAGAGCATCCGTTGTGCTTCCCAGCATCCGGACAAAATGTGTAAATGCggagaaaagaaggaggaaaGATGTTGTTGGTGACAGAACAGAGGAGTAGGTTGCTGTGGCCGATCGCCTGTAGGTGACAACACAAGATGACAACGTAGGATTTGTCAGGATCAATCAGGCCTGATGCCTTTATTGTTTAGAAATGTAACCAAATGTAACACCCAATCATTTTATGAGTCGAGTGATTCCCTGTCTCCAGtgctctctctcatctcctctcagtGGTCAATTCTCGTCGTCTCTTAGCCAAGTCTCACACGAGTCGGAGGCGAGTCACAGATTtttgtggaggaagaggagcttcAGGTTACACCGCCAAATATCTGGCGACAATTTGACAGGACCCACCTATTTATTTAACTGCAAGATATTTCACCCACGTTCGGTTGAGGCGGAGtcagtatatttgtgtgtgcagaccCAGGCACACCCATACACCCCGTCccgcgctctgattggctggaggtGGCCAGCATTGTTGCAGATTCTGACTAGATTTCCAGCAGCATGGAAAGAGTCTGAGTCTTGTCAGGGACGTGTCCTCTCTTATCGCTTTGTTCAAGAGTTCACACATAGCGATCAACGACTGCCGTTTCCATGCCGATCAGGGGCTTTTGTCTGCGAATTGCAAAACTTGTTGGGTTGAAAATGGAGAAGCTTGAACTGGGCTTCACCCTTAAAATATCTGTTTCCCTCTTATAAACCTTCACAATCGTTCTTCACACTTTCACATGTTTGAGTGTTAATGAGTTTATTGAACCTCATGACGTCCTGTTAACAGTTAATACATGCAAACGAttacatcaaaacaaaacatgtgttaCATGTTATATCTTTTTTACATCTTGGAAGTTTCACTGTGGACAATGAGACCATCGCCTCAACACAATAAAAGAATTCACCATATTAAGCCATTATAAGCCATACTACTTATATTTTTAACGTAAGATGTTGTTTAATACTGAATATGATGATTATGAGGaatcaaagtgctttaagtgAATACATATTTAAGGTTAAAAAGAGAATATATTGGCAGATTTTTAAGAAAATCAAGTACCATTCTTCCATAAAAGGCAATTCCCAATCATTCCCTATAAGATGAACAATGAGACGTTATAAACAGATATGTGCAAGTTGAAGTGTAGAAAATTAGGCATGATTCATTGTTCTGGATTTTTCCCTCTCCCTTCTCGGACTCTTCAAACCACAATCTGTCCCATTACAATCAAAGCCGCCACATCCAATGGCAGATTAATGGGAGACTTCCTCTACATCGCTTCGCACAGTGGTAATTCATCTTAATTGTGATACATTCCTCCTGGCTGCATTCCCAGCTCGCCAGATGCTCAACGTCTGTCTGACAAATAAATCCCTCACGGTGCCTTCAAAGCTTTAAGTTCTGGGCCTTGAGAGTCGGCGCTCGAAGCGTTTACAGATTGGAAATGCAATGCGTGCTGGACAACATCTGCTGACGGTTGAGTTCTCCGGCCTTTTCACACTCTGGGAATCTGGATTCAAGAAAAAATACTCCTCTGGTTGGTGACCAGGGTGGTCTGGCTCTCCCGCCgcctctccttcttcctctccagtCTCACCCTCCAGCAGACGGCGCTGGACGCTAAGAGCACCACTCCGGCCGAGAGGAGCACCAGGCCAAAGTAGGAGATGGTGGATCCATGCGAGTTGAAGCTGTATGCCACAGCGGTGACCACGATGCCCGCGATGAGCACCACCACTCCGAACGGGATGGTGCAGCGATAGCAGGACAGCTCCGCCCCGCCGGTGGCTGCAGTCAGCTGGATTTCATTGAGCCGCGGGATGTTTACTGTGGTCACCATAGGGTGCTCGTTGTGGCTGGGCTTCTCTGGGGTCGCAGGGGTTTTCATGGCGTCCTTATGAGCGTCCTCAGGCATCGCAGGGTTCTGCAGCCTCTTGTTCAACCAACCACAGATGGTTCCTCAGCGTCGCCTTTTTACCCCTTTTCCTCGCTAGGGTCTCCCCGTCTGCGAGGAGAGAGAAACCTTTCATTAGAGGGAGTCAAACTTGTTGCTCAACCCTGGACACAGCTTTTTgagaagggaaaacaaagaCCTTACAGATCCTTTTTGTTGGAATTCAACCCCAACATTTCACAATTAACCACCTCTCCCTGACCGCCACATGCTGCTTTAATAAACCCTTGTAACCTCCCTGCGCAGCCGCCTCCTGACCCGGGCGAGAGGAGTTGTCTGAATGACGCAGGACAAGTCGGCCCAGCACGAGCTGAGACATTCCCTGGAGAACGCAGGATATGACATTACAAACTGCTCCGTGAAATGCGAGGAGCTTCGCAATCACCAGCAATTTCACAAGCACTCGTTCTTTACAGCCCCCCCGGTGTGGTGCATGGAAAGCTGTGATTCAGATGCTGAGTGACAATAAAGGGGAAGTACGGTTTCAGTTGGACTTTCCATCAATGTCAGGGCTTTAAACACGGGTTTGTTCATCTTTGTGTGTTAAGAGATGAGTATTTTTTATTGTGTCAAATGGTGAAATGTGTTATGCACTACTCATGCTCCCAATCCTCTGTACTTTGGAGGGTGATTGGTGGGATGATGGGAATTTAATTGGcagtatattgatatttttactgGTTTAAAGGTTACGTTTTCTCATTATTTCTCAATCACAATTGTATCCTGACTGTGCTGAGAAGATTTTTGCCTTTTATTTGgtcaattttatttgaaaataacatTCTGATATATTTTTAGAAACACTGACATTCTCAGAGGAAGAGCCATTAAATTCTCGACGTATCGTCCTGAGTGTTCACATTTTCCATCAATGTTCAGGAAGACTGAGAAAGTCATTCAATGTCATTCAAATCAAGCTTCGACAATCGCCATGGTAACCAGCGTCCAAATTTGAATGGTGtgttttagctttttatttttattttatatgcatcactgcagaaaaacaaaacagaacaaaacattgTTCATTCTGCATTGACATGAATGATTATAAGGTATTCTCAGTCTTTTAGAGCCAGTTTTGCGCATCACAGCTCTGAGCTGATGTTACCAGCGAAGACACTGGGACAATGACATGTGATCACTTGACAGGAAACAAGTTTCAACAAACAAGAAGTTGAAAAAGGCAAGTGTCTGGGATGAATTAACTTTCAGATTTTTAGAAGCTAATCCCCCAAAAAGTCGAGTTGCAAATCACAAATCTaccactgaaaacaaaatgtaacaaatATCGATGAAGCTTCGAAACTCTAAACATGGTTTTCAGGacagtgatatatatatataaaaaagaagtAGAAGTGGAATGACATTTTTAGAAAGCAGAAAAggtaaaaagtataaaagtcCCCCAAATAAGAAACGTCATTAAAGACggttgtcttttctgttttgacaCAACATGTGGGCTTTTGagccaagaaaaaaaaccttcaaagACATTTAGAAACTTTAACTttatctgttttctgttttcagctcCAAACATCTTTATCTTTAATTTCTAATTGTGAAAccaaaaaaaggtaaaagtgGTTGAAGTGCTCGCAGGACCAAAATGTGATGAGGGTCCTTCTGTACTTTGACATGACTTTACTGAAAATGTGTGAAGATGCTGAGATTCTCATTTTATAAATAAGCTTGTTTTCCTTTGACATCCACTGAAGAGcagttgttttctgtctctcagttGGAAACAAAAAGCTTTAAATTTGCAGAAGTAAGGTTAACTCATCTGATGTTAGTTTTATGTGACTTTACTTCCCTTTAATTTGTAATTATCATTACATCACTTTGTGGATGAAATTGAACATTTCTATTATTGGTTCACCTGTCAATTAATTGATACGtgatttcatttgtaaaaagtCAGTAAAATTGTGAAAAATCCCCAAagcaatgttttcttttctttctaccaAATATCcaaaatatcttcttttttaaatgctaaATTAATACATAAACAGTAAAGCAATGCATTTGTTCGAAGGCACAAGGACAGACTGAAGAAATTaactgagaaaaaataaaagggagAATGAAGAAAAATCCGCAACAGGGGAGGATGAGCTCTGTTGAACTCTGGATCTTTAGATAAAACATTCAATGGTTCAATATGTGGTTATAAAGCTAATTAATCTACAACATGTAAACTCTGCACAAATAACAGTACTTTATGGagcctataataataataataataataattcccaGTGAATGAACTTGACATGTTTGCTCTGAGCTGTGCAGAGAGAAGAACAGTGAGTTGTTacctcagagcagcagctgtccATGTCCATGCTCCTCTGCTGCACTGAAACTTGTCCAGCAtcaaatattcactttattcTTCTAAGCACAAACTTTCTTCTCTGAGCTGAAGTCGAAAACCAATTTTCTCTTCTCGTCCCTCTCAGGCTTCCGTTCACTGGAGACGTCCTCAGGTTGAGTGGCTGAGGGTCGGACTGTGCCATCCTcagtcagagctgctgtgtctAGTATCCATGACTGTGAAGCTCAGGCAGACGAGTGGAAAATACCTGTTCTGGTCGcgtatttcaaaataaatcccaCGATGATTTTAgatgaattaattaaatgaCTCTCAGTTTACtggctgtatttattttgaagtaCAAATTTCCTATATTTCCGTTACTATTCATAATATTGATTAGCAAATGGAGCTTGACATCTTTTTTTATCAATTCATTACATCAATGATTTAAAACGACACCTGCAGAGTAGAGTAGATacactgttattttttcatcagTACAAACATGTGACAACACTTTAAACCAACTTTTTTATACAGTGAATGCAACAAAAATCTCCACTGAAAATGGCACTCCTGTAAAATTAAAGCAAAATGTACTTTGAATACAACACTCATGTTAGTGTcgatatatatactttatattataaaaaacactgcaaacatacgataaaatgaataataaagtgacatttatcTTGATAATCATCGATATCTACTGGAAGGAATTATTTATCTTGATTACATTTTGTTCACATCGAGTGTGCACCTCCCATCTATGAGGCAACAGCACAACGCGCGTGTGCAactcttttattgtgaaagtagTGAGCGGAAGCGCGGTGTGTGAGCcgctgacagctgtgtgtgttgtgtgtagtgttgtgtAGTGTCGCGTGTGTAGGTGCAGGAGCAGCAGTCCGCCGTCATGTCGCAGCGCTTCACCGATGAGGACTTCCAGAGAGCGTGGCTGGAGCTGGACGAGCCGCAGCTGGAGGGAGGATGGGAGCTCTTCACTGAGACCATGGGAGTGAAGATCCACCGCCTCTACGACAAGGTCCAGAAACCCCCAGAAACCCCCAGAAACCCGCACCACATCCAGGTCCTCACTGCAGGACCCCCTCTGACTCCACGAATGAATGTCTGCCTGATGCGTTTCTACTGTCATTATTCTTTACCGTAGTGACGTCACCTTGTTACCTttatcataattcactaaagaCAACATTCATAATACACCTCAGCAGTGGTGTCCTAGCGGTGGTAGAGGGAAATACCAGGAAATGGAGCGAGAGTCtgggatttctttttcttgagtCACAAACCGGCTCTACCCGTTCCACCAAACTCCTTTCAGAAactttgtcttattttttaatttttttgcagATATGCACATCTGGTAAAACTCTGCTAAATACTTTTAGGAAAGGATGCAAAAATATAGAGGACACCTCACAAGTCCAGCATcttaaactgaatttaaataaaagtctAACATTGAATCAAATCCTATAGCTTAAAAAGgcacagaggtaatgatgtctgatctactgagtggGTCACATGGTTTTCatagtgctgccatacaagccagtagccagtcagatttacctttagcctcagggtaccctcaagttcggcctgtatcgttgattacgaggccaaaacacttgatgacgctaaggtgcacaactgaagttatctccctaacatctgctggagGCCACTAAAACCTGCTAGCATCCACTGGTAgtttgtaaattaaattgtgcagaagacctgcaaacgtacaagggatattcaccatctagtcctatattctaaaataaaagataaaaagttgttttgagAATCACTTGCGTGATGAATAACGCAAAGACTCTATCCAGTGCATCAGATTCTTTCATTGAAAAATTAGCAAATAAAAGGTATACAAATATGTTGTGTGCTTTTTGAAACACCTATTGGCACCTTCAGTTTATTGTAATGTGCAAAAACTGTCCTTCAGATTAAATAGCTGATATTTTATATGAAGCTCCGTCAACAattaaatcatcaaatcattcaatttcatttcattctgcaCACACTGGAATATGTTTGTGACATTGTCCAAATAAGATTTTTCATATTCAACTTAAAACATTAGAATTAAGTGATAAGGCACAGAAAATCTTCATgatcaattattcaattttaaaaatccatttggTTAGAGGTATTGATGTGCTGTCCACAGCTAAGGGGAAAGTGAAGCGACCTTGAAttgatgtttttgtgaatgGAGTTGGTTTGACTTTCCTATCTATTCAAGCTCAGCCACAGAATCTGCACAAATCTGACTCCGTGTTCCGTTTGTTTATTGCACTTAAGGGAGTTAACAGTGTTTGAACTTCAGAGTCAAATCCAACACATTTCCTCAGTGTGGAGTGAGAGAGGGTGTAACGGTGAGCGGCTCTAATCAGAGTCGTGTGCTCTGGGATTAGTTACATACTGTGGGGTGTGGTGTGGAGCCTGAGCAGAACTTTCATGTGCTGTTTGCAGGAAACGGGACTTTATGAGTACAAAGTCTTCGGCGTGCTGAGCGGCTGCACCCCAGAGCTGTGTGCGGACGTCTACATGGACTTGTCCTATCGGAAACATTGGGATGCATATGTGAAAGGTAAAATATAACGACATTTGAAAGAGTAAGGCGAGGCTCAGACAATCATTGTCCTTAAAATCAGCTTTCATTCATGTTTCTCGTGCCGAAgaaatcatctttattttcaaaatttcCCATTAGTCTCAACAGttgcttaaagggatagttcaccaacAAATtgaaattccctcattatctactcaccactacacttctggagtttcaggggtaaacagagctgcagccaaatccaatagaATTGAGATAactggcgaccacttcttcaaacataaaagaacaacagaaaaaaaccctgaaaattcctccatactgctcgtgtggtgtcatccaagtgtccgtaaggcccgacattcatattccacTTGAAgcagcgtcatttacaccatgtttttactCCTCCTCTGGAGCCCCTGCGCGTAACGTCGCTACTTCTGTTAGCGTCGCTACTTCCATTAGCTTCGTTgcatagctgcagttactgctgAGTCGCTGATGTCGTCACGTGCCCCTTGGGCCAGAGCATAGAGGcgtgaaaagtgttttgttgactcatacttcaccccccccctccatcgacatagtggtgagtagataatgagtgaattttcattctTCGGTGAACTATCACTTTAACCTCCTGTAGTTGCTCACATTCCCCCTCATTCAGTAGCGTTTTGTTGTCGAAgccttttcttcttcatgtcaTGAAATGATGTCCGGCCTATAGGCTTGGTTTTATCGCTCCAGTTTTACAAagaagcagcattttaaatttttgttcctcttcttcatgcACCTCCGCAGTAACAAGGTAACATACATTACGTTAGTAGTAGTTAAGTAGTCATGTAGTGACCTTGTGGGATAGACACTAAAGTCAAGTGTGAATCACTTACATTAGTTATAGTTTCAGAAATAACATTTGTAGAAGTGGCTTCCATTGTAGGCTGATTTTTTGGTGGagtcttgttttcatttctttcctttatAAATTATATGTAGAGACTTAGGTAGAACCACTGATCAATGAGTTTGTGTCACTTTACAGGATCGGATGTGTCCATCGTCCTGCAGCTGATTtactaaatgtgtttttttttttattcagaactCTATGAGAAGGACTATGATGGACAGACAGCAATCTACTGGGAAGTCAAATACCCGGCTCTTATGTCAAACAGAGACGTATCCTGTTGATTTAAAGTGTATTTACTCTCCGTTCACATCAAATATGGTTTACAAAGCTGAAAGGAGGAGGCTGTTGTTGAGAGTATTTTTTCCACGAAAGCACAGTGTCTTCCCTAACAGACCCCAAACCTCAGTATGTGTACATTAGAGACAGGAGAGACATGGATGTTGACGGCAGGAAGATCCGGGTGATCCTGGCCAGAAGCTCTCCGGAGATGCCGTGTCCAGAAAAGAGTGGCGTGCTGCGGGTCAAAGACTACAAGCAGAGCCTTGCACTGGAGAGCGATGGGGCCTGCGGAACTAAAGGTGACACATGTTGAGGGAATATAACAGCTGTGACACAATTCAGGGACCGCATCCATTGGAGGATTCGATCTAGTGGTCGAGTGGAAATGAGACATCTGTTCTACGGACAATTTCCTAtttgcatcaccagcttgtcgtaaaaaaaaaaagatagattAATTTCTTAAAacaatcattagttgcagccctaacataaatgaacatgtgctttatttcagttttcatgAATTACTTCGACAACCCTGGCGGAATGATTCCTAACTGGGTGGTGAACTGGGCAGCTAAGGTAAGTCAGTGCATGTTAGGTTTACTGCAGCTTCTATTTGACTGCAATGCATTACGGAGAAAATAGGGACAATGCAAGTATACAGACGATTGAGTAGCTCCGGGGGCACTGGCCTCACTGAACAGTTACAGATGGATCACATGCAGAGAATTTCCTCCCTGGGATAAATGAAGTGTAACTTAGCATGCCTGGTTTGAATCAAGCTTTCATGTCTGTAGGTCGTTTTATTCTCGTATTATGAAAGTAGATGAAAAGATAGGGGCCAGAACATATCTTGTGtaacattttccatgatttaCTGTAGaatgaaattgtttattttatgtaaacCAGCCTCATTTGGAAATATTTTTCCACAAAGGGGATTTTGTATATCTTGAATAGCTGTGTAAGGATTATGTCTCCTTAGCTGCACTCAGGGGAGCAAATTCGAAAAGCTCTAGTTTTAAAGTTCCATATTTTGATCATATATATCACACTTTATTAGTGTCATTGCATCGTCTAATGATCTGTTGACCCGATCCCaaaaagcccagtctgctccgATGGGTCAGCTGTCCTACTTCTTTGTGATTGGCCAACCCCTCAGGGTTTGTGCATAGACTCTATTTAAAAATCGACATAGACTCTGAGTTaggaaagtgaagccagtgcTGAATTGCATGAAACGAACGGCCAGCAGAGGGGACTTTAGTGCTTGGTTCTATTAACGTCTATAAGAAAATGtctctacttctcacttgattaaAAACCTCAGTATATGATCTCAACCTtgagtttcaagtcttcttcaaaacagcataatgttcattttgtaaatgatgGTCACATTTAGAGTCAAAAGATGACAAAGTACTGTGCATCGCAGGAGTAGgtgggcatgctatgtcctcaagctctcagtcagCCCCCTCCCCCGCTGTAACCACAGTAACAACAGTAATTCCGAATTGAGTTCACATTTTGAGCATGTTTTGTTACTTGGTCACGTACACGTTTTGCAGAGAAAAGTGAGGATTGCAAACAGGTCTTGTCAGGAACAGAGTTTTCTGTGGGAGAGAACTTTGCCCTTTTGAGAGTGAAAGATTTGTTCTAAATATCCTAAGGATATAATGTGCTCTGAGTAACTTCATTTCCCAACCACCACATCACAGTCAACaattgtgtatgtgtctgttgtCGCCCTgcacaagcagatctttgaagCGGGCGTTAAACGGGTTCACTCACAGGCCTCAGAGAGCTCCATGGCTCCGCCTGCTTCATGCTTGTTCCAGCGTTATTGTTAACAGATGTATGGCAGGGTGATGTCAATCAGCTCCTCACTTCGTGCTCCTCCTGGGTGGGTCTTCTTGGCACTTGCTCTCATGACGCTCACTGACGGAtactctctttgtgtgtttgtgttaaacagACTGGGGTGCCAGGTTTCTTAACAGACATGCAGAAGGCCTGCAGCAAATACGAATCCTTCTGCCAGAAGAAATGAACAGGGTGGAGTGGGACTCGGGCTCAAGGGCTTTGCtccatttttatcttttatttttttatgttgtgtgttgaaatgtgacTTTTGTGTGCGGGGTGAAAGTGGCATGGTGTGAGCTGCTACCTGAGGTTGTAGCTTGCAGTTGACTCAGGCATGATGTGCATGACCAGCCTCCCATCAATTCTGTTCCATTGTACTGTAATATACAATGCTGtattctcttttctttgaaatcatatgattatattataaatatatatatatgatcagTTTTTATTACTTTAGGCCCTAAATGGTAAAACCAGCTCACAGCCTTTTGAAGGCGgaaatgttttatgttctgtataaaaggtaaaaacactgaacaggaGGACTTTGCGCCAGTGTTGCATCAAAGATTGATCATCTGGTTGCTGTTAAGTGGAAAACTAACTTTTAC
This window harbors:
- the tmem100a gene encoding transmembrane protein 100, producing the protein MPEDAHKDAMKTPATPEKPSHNEHPMVTTVNIPRLNEIQLTAATGGAELSCYRCTIPFGVVVLIAGIVVTAVAYSFNSHGSTISYFGLVLLSAGVVLLASSAVCWRVRLERKKERRRESQTTLVTNQRSIFS
- the LOC118123794 gene encoding phosphatidylcholine transfer protein, which translates into the protein MSQRFTDEDFQRAWLELDEPQLEGGWELFTETMGVKIHRLYDKETGLYEYKVFGVLSGCTPELCADVYMDLSYRKHWDAYVKELYEKDYDGQTAIYWEVKYPALMSNRDYVYIRDRRDMDVDGRKIRVILARSSPEMPCPEKSGVLRVKDYKQSLALESDGACGTKVFMNYFDNPGGMIPNWVVNWAAKTGVPGFLTDMQKACSKYESFCQKK